A region of Nocardioides sp. JS614 DNA encodes the following proteins:
- a CDS encoding DUF559 domain-containing protein — protein sequence MARRTPSDDPRLINVRQLARDQGEVVSRKQVYALGLTRWEVRAEVRAGRWQLVGDQAVCVHNSVLSDVGEQWAAVFQGGPRAQLDGASALVAAGLERYEVDRVRISVPRGARVRRNRRFDIRQTRRWAAGDLAAGGIPRTRVEVAAVRGPLWARTDKEATYLLTLVVQQGMARPEDIGMELLRIRRDRRRLLLHAVLNDLLDGARSLGEIDVGRELRRRGLPAPDRQVLRRDRAHRYYLDLYWPDFHLVVEVDGIHHSWAENVVGDALRQNALALDGDTVLRLPLLGLRLEPDRFFGQIERALRTAGWMPAAA from the coding sequence ATGGCACGACGCACCCCCTCCGACGACCCTCGACTGATCAACGTCCGTCAGCTGGCGAGAGACCAAGGCGAGGTCGTGTCGCGCAAGCAGGTGTATGCGCTCGGGCTCACCCGGTGGGAGGTGCGCGCCGAGGTACGCGCCGGCCGGTGGCAGCTCGTCGGCGACCAGGCGGTGTGTGTCCACAACAGCGTCCTCAGCGACGTGGGCGAGCAGTGGGCGGCGGTCTTCCAGGGCGGACCGCGGGCCCAGCTGGACGGCGCCTCCGCGCTGGTGGCCGCAGGGCTCGAGCGGTACGAGGTCGACCGGGTCCGGATATCGGTGCCGCGCGGTGCGCGGGTACGCCGCAACCGGCGCTTCGACATCCGGCAGACCCGTCGGTGGGCGGCCGGCGACCTCGCAGCGGGCGGCATCCCCCGCACGCGGGTCGAGGTCGCAGCCGTCCGCGGTCCGTTGTGGGCGCGTACCGACAAGGAGGCGACGTACCTGCTCACCCTCGTCGTGCAGCAGGGGATGGCGCGACCGGAGGACATCGGGATGGAGCTCCTGCGGATCCGGCGTGACCGACGCCGCCTGCTCCTCCACGCCGTTCTCAACGACCTGCTCGACGGCGCCCGGAGCCTCGGGGAGATCGACGTCGGCAGGGAGCTGCGGCGGCGTGGGCTGCCCGCCCCCGATCGGCAGGTCCTCCGACGCGACCGGGCCCACCGGTACTACCTCGACCTGTACTGGCCGGACTTCCACCTGGTCGTGGAGGTCGACGGCATCCACCACAGCTGGGCGGAGAATGTCGTGGGCGACGCGCTACGCCAGAACGCGCTGGCGCTTGACGGCGACACGGTGCTGCGCTTGCCGCTGCTCGGGCTCCGGCTCGAACCGGACCGGTTCTTCGGCCAGATCGAACGAGCGCTGCGCACCGCGGGCTGGATGCCGGCGGCCGCGTGA
- a CDS encoding SURF1 family protein — MPRTLAPRFWAAHLLALVLVGVAVGLGFWQLGAWQEHRRIEARDLTHAEPLPLAEVIGPDDPFPGDSIGQPVTVSGTWVGAGTVYVSGREHEGHEGYWVVTPLAVGSADAPALPVVRGWVADPADAPEAPSGTADLQAWLQPPEGTGQPDDDPADDVLPQLRIADVIQHVDQDLYGAYGVAQTPGPGLEPASLEQLPQVDALTGLRNLLYAIEWWFFGAFALFIWWRWVTEEPDEVAGAGAAGERADEPSGIGP; from the coding sequence GTGCCCCGGACGCTCGCCCCGCGTTTCTGGGCGGCGCATCTGCTCGCCCTGGTGCTGGTCGGCGTCGCCGTCGGCCTGGGCTTCTGGCAGCTCGGCGCCTGGCAGGAGCACCGCCGGATCGAGGCCCGGGACCTGACCCACGCCGAGCCGCTCCCGTTGGCCGAGGTGATCGGACCCGACGACCCGTTCCCGGGGGACAGCATCGGGCAGCCGGTGACCGTGTCGGGCACCTGGGTCGGCGCCGGCACCGTCTACGTCTCCGGCCGTGAGCACGAAGGTCACGAGGGCTACTGGGTGGTGACGCCGCTGGCGGTCGGGTCGGCCGACGCCCCGGCGCTCCCGGTGGTCCGAGGCTGGGTGGCCGACCCCGCTGACGCCCCCGAGGCGCCGAGCGGGACGGCGGACCTCCAGGCCTGGCTGCAGCCGCCGGAGGGCACCGGGCAGCCCGACGACGACCCCGCCGACGACGTCCTCCCGCAGCTGCGCATCGCCGACGTCATCCAGCACGTCGACCAGGACCTGTACGGCGCCTACGGCGTCGCGCAGACGCCCGGGCCCGGACTCGAGCCCGCCTCGCTCGAGCAGTTGCCCCAGGTCGACGCGCTCACCGGCCTGCGCAACCTGCTCTACGCGATCGAGTGGTGGTTCTTCGGCGCGTTCGCGCTGTTCATCTGGTGGCGCTGGGTGACCGAGGAGCCCGACGAGGTCGCCGGAGCCGGGGCGGCCGGGGAGCGGGCCGACGAGCCCTCGGGCATCGGTCCGTAG
- a CDS encoding DUF881 domain-containing protein, which yields MRGRTHARPPEPSGPGALRTRLARRSVDRPRSLWRIGTPVVVLLCGALFVVSAANSDGTDLRPGRYTDLASLVQDEADQYAELQQRRTELNNQVAALSAAVSDRDVNRYQRRVEELKDPAGLVPRSGPGISVTLSDAPEDVINSTTGDINELLVHQQDIQAVVNALWKGGATAVTIAGQRIVSTTGIKCEGNAVQLQGVPYPQPYVIQAVGDQGALLTAIEGDGYVSAYREDAADPDISVGWELDLEEQVTAPAYDGLLDLNYAEPLVPISGS from the coding sequence ATGCGCGGTCGAACCCATGCGAGGCCCCCGGAGCCGTCCGGTCCGGGTGCGCTGCGCACCCGCCTGGCACGCCGGTCCGTCGACCGCCCGCGCAGCCTGTGGCGGATCGGCACCCCGGTGGTCGTGCTGCTGTGCGGCGCGCTGTTCGTCGTGAGCGCCGCCAACAGCGACGGCACCGACCTGCGCCCGGGCCGCTACACCGACCTGGCCTCCCTGGTCCAGGACGAGGCGGACCAGTACGCCGAGCTGCAGCAGCGGCGCACCGAGCTCAACAACCAGGTCGCTGCGCTCTCGGCCGCGGTGAGCGACCGGGACGTGAACCGCTACCAGCGCCGGGTCGAGGAGCTCAAGGACCCGGCCGGCCTGGTGCCCCGCTCGGGACCGGGCATCTCGGTCACCCTCTCCGATGCTCCCGAGGACGTCATCAACTCCACGACCGGCGACATCAACGAGCTGCTCGTCCACCAGCAGGACATCCAGGCCGTGGTGAACGCCCTGTGGAAGGGCGGCGCGACCGCGGTCACCATCGCCGGTCAGCGGATCGTCTCGACGACCGGCATCAAGTGCGAGGGCAACGCGGTCCAGCTGCAGGGCGTCCCCTATCCCCAGCCCTACGTCATCCAGGCGGTCGGCGACCAGGGCGCGCTGCTGACCGCGATCGAGGGCGACGGCTACGTCTCGGCGTACCGTGAGGACGCGGCCGACCCGGACATCTCCGTCGGGTGGGAGCTCGACCTGGAGGAGCAGGTCACCGCACCGGCGTACGACGGCCTGCTCGACCTCAACTACGCGGAGCCGCTCGTCCCCATCTCCGGGAGCTGA
- a CDS encoding FadR/GntR family transcriptional regulator: MPLQPVNRRSVPDEVFDQVLSEVVDGGIGAGEALPSERRLAEVLGVSRPAVREALQRMAQTRLLDVRHGGATTVRDFRRYGGLDLLPRLLVRRGELDPAVARSILEARLVVGPGVAALAAERGGPALEPVLAETVAALEGTEDGIERQRHALAFWDLVVDAADSMVFRLMFNSLRAAYEPALEALAALMAEEVGQVGAYRLLTAAIGAGDPETARAAADRVLRPATTSLLTALAALDSDQEDS, encoded by the coding sequence ATGCCCCTGCAACCCGTGAACCGCCGCTCGGTTCCCGACGAGGTCTTCGACCAGGTCCTCTCCGAGGTGGTCGACGGCGGCATCGGCGCGGGTGAGGCGCTGCCCAGCGAGCGCCGCCTCGCGGAGGTGCTCGGCGTCTCCCGGCCCGCGGTCCGCGAGGCGCTGCAGCGGATGGCGCAGACCCGGTTGCTCGACGTGCGCCACGGCGGCGCGACGACGGTGCGCGACTTCCGGCGGTACGGCGGCCTCGACCTGCTCCCCCGTCTCCTGGTGCGCCGCGGCGAGCTCGACCCGGCCGTGGCGCGCAGCATCCTCGAGGCCCGGCTGGTGGTCGGCCCCGGGGTGGCCGCCCTGGCGGCCGAGCGCGGCGGGCCCGCCCTCGAGCCGGTGCTCGCCGAGACGGTCGCTGCGCTCGAAGGCACCGAGGACGGCATCGAGCGGCAGCGGCACGCCCTGGCGTTCTGGGACCTGGTCGTCGACGCCGCCGACTCGATGGTGTTCCGGCTGATGTTCAACAGCCTGCGGGCGGCCTACGAGCCGGCCCTCGAGGCGCTGGCCGCGCTGATGGCCGAGGAGGTCGGCCAGGTCGGGGCCTACCGGCTGCTGACGGCCGCGATCGGGGCCGGCGATCCCGAGACGGCGCGGGCGGCGGCCGACCGGGTGCTGCGCCCGGCCACCACCAGCCTGCTCACCGCCCTCGCCGCACTGGACTCGGACCAGGAGGACTCATGA
- a CDS encoding DUF3817 domain-containing protein: MKNLFNTYRVLATIVGVLLAFASLVAAPLKYLATEDSGLQRFGESASIVWLVHGWVFMIYVVVAFLLARRARWTIGFTVLMLVAGLIPLLIFWVERRVTRKVRVENPELVGSTAG, encoded by the coding sequence GTGAAGAACCTGTTCAACACCTACCGGGTGCTCGCGACGATCGTCGGGGTGCTGCTCGCCTTCGCCTCGCTGGTCGCCGCGCCGCTGAAGTACCTCGCGACCGAGGACAGCGGGCTGCAGCGGTTCGGCGAGTCCGCCAGCATCGTGTGGCTGGTCCACGGCTGGGTCTTCATGATCTACGTGGTGGTCGCGTTCCTGCTGGCCCGGCGGGCGCGGTGGACGATCGGCTTCACCGTGCTGATGCTCGTCGCCGGCCTGATCCCGCTGCTGATCTTCTGGGTCGAGCGCCGGGTCACCCGGAAGGTGCGGGTCGAGAACCCCGAGCTCGTCGGGTCCACGGCTGGGTGA
- a CDS encoding patatin-like phospholipase family protein produces MTTAFVLGGGGVLGAVEVGMLRALLERGIVPDLVLGTSVGALNGALVARQPDLGVIDKLTAMWRGAGKRDGEGDGPQPQQVYGDRPLRTVRRAMSTGTHLWSAGPLQRALAAEFGDLTFEDLPVRFQVCAASIERAAEHWFDSGPLVGAVVASAAVPGLLPPARVGDEHFLDGGIVNSIPLGRAVQLGADRVFVLQVGRIDRPLTVPRRPWEVARVSFEIARRHRFIREVEELPEDVEAYVLPARGTSARDDSLLGSRDFASVQARIDETYDASVAYLDEQLGPVSASER; encoded by the coding sequence ATGACCACCGCGTTCGTCCTCGGTGGCGGCGGCGTCCTCGGCGCCGTCGAGGTCGGCATGCTGCGGGCCCTGCTCGAGCGCGGCATCGTCCCGGACCTGGTCCTCGGCACCAGCGTCGGCGCCCTCAACGGCGCCCTGGTCGCCCGGCAACCCGACCTGGGCGTGATCGACAAGCTCACCGCGATGTGGCGCGGTGCCGGGAAGCGCGACGGGGAGGGCGACGGGCCGCAGCCTCAGCAGGTGTACGGCGACCGCCCGCTGCGGACCGTGCGCCGCGCGATGTCGACCGGCACCCACCTGTGGTCCGCCGGGCCGCTGCAACGGGCCCTGGCGGCGGAGTTCGGCGACCTCACCTTCGAGGACCTGCCGGTCCGGTTCCAGGTCTGCGCGGCCAGCATCGAGCGCGCGGCCGAGCACTGGTTCGACTCCGGCCCGCTCGTGGGGGCAGTCGTCGCGAGCGCCGCCGTACCCGGTCTCCTGCCACCGGCCCGGGTCGGCGACGAGCACTTCCTCGACGGCGGGATCGTCAACTCGATCCCGTTGGGCCGGGCGGTGCAGCTCGGCGCGGACCGGGTCTTCGTGCTCCAGGTCGGGCGCATCGACCGGCCGCTGACCGTGCCCCGCCGGCCCTGGGAGGTCGCCCGGGTCTCCTTCGAGATCGCCCGCCGGCACCGGTTCATCCGCGAGGTCGAGGAGCTGCCCGAGGACGTCGAGGCCTACGTGCTCCCGGCCCGCGGGACCTCCGCCCGCGACGACTCGCTGCTGGGGAGCCGCGACTTCGCCAGCGTCCAGGCCCGCATCGACGAGACGTACGACGCCTCGGTGGCCTACCTCGACGAGCAGCTCGGGCCGGTGTCTGCGAGCGAGCGGTGA
- a CDS encoding protein kinase domain-containing protein, with protein MTSTPDQGHGFADAEHRYRLDSRIATGGMGEVWRGTDTTLGRQVAVKLLKNEYADNPSFRTRFETEAQHAASLHHPNIAAVYDFGEAPAADGSGVQRPFLVMELVDGQPLSALLRPGAPMDPDAVRELLAQAADGLAAAHAAGIVHRDVKPANLLVTPDRQVKITDFGIARAAEGIGLTGTGEVMGTPQYLSPEQAQGQTATPASDVYSLGVVAFECLAGRRPFVADTAVATALAHLREPVPPLPESVPADLAAVVRRALAKLPQDRFADGAALAAALRDPATAVTELGPPVEHDHTRVLPGVAGVLPAEPTPLPGPVAGHVPDPPRVRRRNALWPVLAVLALVAVAVIVVLLVAEGIGSDGPTDEPTRSPQQSRSTQPTSEPPSSQPTSPLPSSEPTSAPPSSEPTSAPPSSEPTSATPTPTPTPTATDSGAPVAPSQSATGAAASEPAAPDSSASRPVAGPGGPSTSPSTSSQGEVDRR; from the coding sequence GTGACCTCGACACCGGACCAGGGCCACGGCTTCGCCGACGCCGAGCACCGCTACCGCCTCGACTCCCGGATCGCCACCGGCGGCATGGGCGAGGTCTGGCGCGGCACCGACACCACGCTGGGCCGTCAGGTCGCGGTCAAGCTGCTCAAGAACGAGTACGCCGACAACCCGTCGTTCCGCACCCGCTTCGAGACCGAGGCGCAGCACGCCGCCTCGCTGCACCACCCCAACATCGCCGCCGTCTACGACTTCGGCGAGGCCCCCGCCGCCGACGGGTCCGGGGTGCAGCGGCCGTTCCTGGTGATGGAGCTCGTCGACGGGCAGCCGCTCTCCGCGCTGCTGCGACCCGGGGCGCCGATGGACCCGGACGCCGTGCGCGAGCTGCTCGCCCAGGCGGCCGACGGCCTGGCCGCCGCCCACGCGGCCGGGATCGTGCACCGCGACGTCAAGCCGGCCAACCTGCTGGTGACGCCCGACCGGCAGGTCAAGATCACCGACTTCGGGATCGCGCGCGCCGCCGAGGGGATCGGGCTGACCGGGACCGGCGAGGTGATGGGCACCCCGCAGTACCTCTCCCCGGAGCAGGCCCAGGGTCAGACGGCAACGCCCGCCTCGGACGTCTACTCCCTCGGCGTGGTCGCCTTCGAGTGCCTCGCCGGCCGCCGGCCGTTCGTCGCGGACACGGCCGTCGCCACGGCGCTGGCCCACCTGCGCGAGCCGGTGCCCCCGCTGCCGGAGTCGGTCCCGGCCGACCTGGCCGCCGTCGTACGCCGCGCGCTCGCGAAGCTGCCCCAGGACCGGTTCGCCGACGGCGCGGCCCTGGCCGCCGCCCTGCGCGACCCGGCCACGGCGGTCACCGAGCTCGGTCCTCCGGTCGAGCACGACCACACCCGGGTGCTGCCCGGCGTGGCCGGCGTCCTCCCTGCTGAGCCCACGCCGCTGCCCGGCCCGGTCGCCGGCCATGTCCCGGACCCGCCGCGGGTGCGCCGGCGCAACGCCCTGTGGCCGGTGCTGGCGGTGCTGGCCCTGGTCGCCGTCGCCGTGATCGTCGTCCTGCTCGTCGCGGAGGGCATCGGGTCCGACGGCCCGACCGACGAGCCCACCCGCTCGCCCCAGCAGAGCCGCAGCACGCAGCCCACCTCCGAGCCCCCGTCGTCGCAGCCCACGTCGCCGCTGCCGTCCTCCGAGCCCACGTCGGCGCCTCCGTCCTCCGAGCCCACGTCGGCGCCGCCGTCCTCCGAGCCCACCTCCGCCACGCCGACACCGACGCCCACGCCGACGGCCACGGACTCCGGTGCACCGGTCGCGCCGTCGCAGTCCGCCACCGGCGCGGCCGCCTCCGAGCCGGCCGCCCCCGACTCGTCCGCCAGCAGGCCCGTCGCCGGACCCGGCGGTCCGTCCACCAGCCCGTCCACGAGCAGCCAAGGCGAGGTCGACCGTCGATGA
- a CDS encoding peptidylprolyl isomerase, with protein sequence MADLQAVLKTNRGDITLNLFPDHAPETVANFTGLAEGTKAYDAGNGKTGPFYDGLGFHRVIEGFMIQGGCPLGTGTGGPGYTFKDEPHPELTFDKPYLLAMANAGPGTNGSQFFITVGATTWLNFKHTIFGEVADQASRDVVDAIATTATGPGDRPAEPVVIETVEIVRG encoded by the coding sequence ATGGCTGACCTTCAGGCCGTTCTCAAGACCAACCGGGGTGACATCACCCTCAACCTCTTCCCGGACCACGCGCCGGAGACGGTCGCCAACTTCACCGGCCTCGCCGAGGGCACCAAGGCGTACGACGCGGGCAACGGCAAGACCGGCCCGTTCTACGACGGCCTCGGCTTCCACCGGGTCATCGAGGGCTTCATGATCCAGGGCGGCTGCCCGCTCGGCACCGGCACCGGCGGCCCCGGCTACACCTTCAAGGACGAGCCGCACCCCGAGCTGACCTTCGACAAGCCGTACCTGCTCGCGATGGCGAATGCCGGCCCGGGCACCAACGGCTCGCAGTTCTTCATCACGGTCGGCGCGACCACGTGGCTGAACTTCAAGCACACGATCTTCGGCGAGGTCGCCGACCAGGCCTCCCGCGACGTCGTCGACGCGATCGCCACCACGGCCACCGGTCCGGGCGACCGCCCGGCCGAGCCGGTCGTGATCGAGACCGTCGAGATCGTCCGCGGCTGA
- a CDS encoding rhomboid family intramembrane serine protease: protein MSEHATPPAGVPTCYRHPGREAHIRCQRCDRPICPDCMRDAAVGFQCPECVAEGRKSTRAGRTAFGGLRPGNAGTTSFVLIGINAFVWLMILASGGSSSRVLAWLELRPNGLCLNAAGGFDTTRAVCSGRGEWLPGVYDGAYWQLLTSTFTHVQPLHIAFNMFALYVLGPQLELAIGRIRFLALYLLSGLTGSALVYWASPEFQATVGASGAIFGLMGALLVVAYKMRANTQQILMWIGINFVFTVVVSNISWQGHLGGFLGGLVIAAILVYAPRGPKRPWFQVSGLVLVAALTAVAVVLRTAALG from the coding sequence TTGTCCGAACACGCGACGCCCCCGGCCGGGGTGCCGACCTGCTATCGCCACCCCGGCCGCGAGGCGCACATCCGCTGCCAGCGCTGCGACCGGCCGATCTGCCCGGACTGCATGCGCGACGCGGCCGTGGGGTTCCAGTGCCCCGAGTGCGTGGCCGAAGGCCGCAAGAGCACCCGTGCCGGCCGCACCGCCTTCGGCGGGCTGCGGCCGGGCAACGCCGGGACGACGTCGTTCGTCCTGATCGGCATCAACGCCTTCGTCTGGCTGATGATCCTGGCCAGCGGGGGCAGCTCGAGCCGGGTGCTGGCCTGGCTGGAGCTGCGGCCGAACGGGCTGTGCCTCAACGCCGCCGGCGGCTTCGACACCACCCGGGCCGTGTGCTCGGGCCGGGGCGAGTGGCTGCCCGGTGTGTACGACGGTGCCTACTGGCAGCTGCTCACCAGCACGTTCACGCACGTCCAGCCGTTGCACATCGCGTTCAACATGTTCGCGCTCTACGTGCTCGGCCCCCAGCTGGAGCTGGCCATCGGCCGGATCCGCTTCCTGGCGCTGTACCTGCTCTCCGGGCTCACCGGGTCCGCGCTGGTCTACTGGGCGTCCCCGGAGTTCCAGGCCACCGTCGGCGCCTCCGGCGCGATCTTCGGCCTGATGGGCGCGCTGCTCGTGGTGGCCTACAAGATGCGGGCGAACACCCAGCAGATCCTGATGTGGATCGGCATCAACTTCGTCTTCACGGTGGTGGTCAGCAACATCTCCTGGCAAGGCCACCTGGGCGGGTTCCTCGGCGGCCTGGTGATCGCCGCGATCCTCGTCTACGCCCCGCGCGGGCCGAAGCGCCCCTGGTTCCAGGTCTCCGGGCTGGTGCTGGTCGCCGCCCTCACCGCCGTCGCGGTCGTCCTCCGCACCGCGGCCCTCGGCTGA
- a CDS encoding 1-acyl-sn-glycerol-3-phosphate acyltransferase, producing MIRLLRRLVIAPAVVALTGLLWFTLPLWVIGAAALSPVVPGRLRPLRIMWVAIVYLTCEAILLVVLFGLWLASGFGWRLRSPYFEGIHYDLVQGTMWVFFREARRVLRLRIETEGPAPDAHPGRPVLVCCRHAGPGDSFVLIHTLMAWYAREPRVVLKDTLAWDPAIDVILNRIPARFITPNPADGDRLEDQIATLATGLDENDAFVIFPEGGNFTPQRRQRAIDRLRRLGMERMAARAERMTHVLAPRPGGFLAALDAAPDADVVLVAHTGLDHLLTVGDVWRELPMDKRIVMRWWQVPRGEIPADRDERIDWLYGWWERIDVWIQQNRPEDLSPGRR from the coding sequence GTGATCCGGCTACTGCGGCGGCTCGTGATCGCGCCGGCCGTCGTGGCGCTGACCGGGCTGCTGTGGTTCACGCTGCCGCTGTGGGTGATCGGCGCCGCCGCGCTCTCGCCGGTGGTGCCGGGCCGGCTGCGGCCGCTGCGGATCATGTGGGTGGCGATCGTCTACCTCACGTGCGAGGCGATCCTCCTGGTGGTGCTGTTCGGGCTGTGGCTCGCGTCCGGGTTCGGGTGGCGGCTGCGCTCGCCGTACTTCGAGGGCATCCACTACGACCTGGTCCAGGGCACGATGTGGGTGTTCTTCCGGGAAGCGCGACGGGTGCTGCGGCTGCGGATCGAGACCGAGGGCCCGGCACCGGACGCACACCCGGGGCGGCCGGTCCTGGTGTGTTGCCGGCACGCCGGACCGGGGGACTCCTTCGTGCTGATCCACACCCTGATGGCGTGGTACGCCCGGGAGCCGCGCGTGGTGCTCAAGGACACGCTCGCCTGGGACCCGGCGATCGACGTGATCCTCAACCGGATCCCGGCCCGGTTCATCACGCCGAACCCCGCGGACGGCGATCGGCTGGAGGACCAGATCGCCACCCTGGCGACCGGACTGGACGAGAACGACGCGTTCGTGATCTTCCCCGAGGGCGGCAACTTCACCCCGCAGCGCCGGCAGCGGGCCATCGACCGGCTCCGCCGGCTCGGCATGGAGCGGATGGCCGCGCGCGCCGAGCGGATGACCCATGTCCTGGCGCCGCGGCCCGGTGGCTTCCTCGCCGCGCTCGACGCGGCCCCGGACGCCGACGTGGTGCTGGTGGCGCACACCGGGCTCGACCACCTGCTCACCGTCGGCGACGTCTGGCGCGAGCTGCCGATGGACAAGCGGATCGTGATGCGGTGGTGGCAGGTGCCGCGCGGGGAGATCCCGGCGGATCGCGACGAGCGGATCGACTGGCTCTACGGCTGGTGGGAGCGGATCGACGTCTGGATCCAGCAGAACCGGCCCGAGGACCTGTCCCCGGGCCGGCGCTGA
- a CDS encoding cell division protein CrgA — protein sequence MAKAKLDPLAPARGPLLSVRSVIALVLIVLGIAWMAYFYIVVRVDPTAFPKPDPGSPAFMDDLGDWNYLIGFGLFLLGLVVAAHPSTPLGRGRGVVVGMLGCFLIGLLWISAYYVFSNDLSDIPVFNDLGQKNLFVGIAFMAVGFTFATRWE from the coding sequence GTGGCCAAGGCCAAGCTCGATCCTCTCGCCCCTGCCCGGGGCCCGCTGCTGTCCGTGCGCTCGGTGATCGCGCTGGTGCTGATCGTGCTGGGCATCGCGTGGATGGCCTACTTCTACATCGTCGTCCGGGTGGACCCGACCGCGTTCCCGAAGCCCGACCCGGGCTCGCCGGCGTTCATGGACGACCTCGGCGACTGGAACTACCTGATCGGCTTCGGCCTGTTCCTGCTGGGCCTGGTCGTCGCCGCCCACCCCTCCACCCCGCTCGGCCGCGGTCGCGGCGTCGTCGTCGGCATGCTGGGCTGCTTCCTCATCGGCCTGCTGTGGATCAGCGCCTACTACGTCTTCAGCAACGACCTGTCCGACATCCCGGTCTTCAACGACCTGGGGCAGAAGAACCTCTTCGTCGGCATCGCCTTCATGGCCGTCGGCTTCACCTTCGCCACCCGCTGGGAGTGA
- the pknB gene encoding Stk1 family PASTA domain-containing Ser/Thr kinase — protein sequence MSNHQPTVGGRYQLGELLGRGGMAEVRKGTDTRLGRVVAVKRLRTDLASDATFQARFRREAQSAASLNHPSIVAVYDTGEEPAADGSGISQPYIVMEFVAGRTLRDILREGRKILPERALEITSGVLSALDYSHRAGIIHRDIKPGNVMLTPSGDVKVMDFGIARAISDASSTMTQTAAVVGTAQYLSPEQARGETVDSRSDVYSAGCLLYELLTGRPPFVGDSPVAVAYQHVREPAVPPSDHDTELPPEIDAIVMKALAKRVEDRYQSAAAMRSDIERYLAGRPVQAPIPAPVPPPPSATDRTAVVGAVPAADDEPPRSRTGLLVLIGALLVALLLAGAYFVWPRLFEQAPEQVAVPNVVGKNETQARRLIGEAELAVGTIDRENSDTVKAGNVIRQSPEPDRYVDPDTAVDFVISLGVPEVNVPPVVGLDKDAARAQLEAADFVVRTEEKESDEPAGEVIETNPPANASVEQGSTVVVFYSDGPEEVPDVRGLMQPQAKNKIRAAGFEPRVIADPDSTEPAGTVTDQSPEPGETPSQGSTVTILVSTYEEPTESPTPSESPTDNPTEPPPPVLDRSAVSPRSVSSRRWGRAAPRS from the coding sequence ATGAGCAACCACCAGCCCACCGTCGGTGGCCGCTACCAGCTCGGTGAGCTGCTCGGCCGCGGCGGCATGGCCGAGGTCCGCAAGGGCACCGACACCCGGCTCGGCCGGGTGGTCGCGGTCAAGCGGCTGCGCACCGACCTGGCGAGCGACGCGACCTTCCAGGCCCGGTTCCGGCGCGAGGCGCAGTCGGCCGCGTCGCTGAACCACCCGTCGATCGTCGCCGTCTACGACACCGGTGAGGAGCCGGCCGCCGACGGGTCCGGGATCTCCCAGCCCTACATCGTGATGGAGTTCGTCGCCGGCCGGACCCTGCGCGACATCCTGCGCGAGGGCCGCAAGATCCTCCCGGAGCGCGCGCTGGAGATCACCAGCGGCGTGCTCTCGGCACTCGACTACAGCCACCGGGCGGGCATCATCCACCGCGACATCAAGCCCGGCAACGTGATGCTCACGCCGAGCGGCGACGTGAAGGTGATGGACTTCGGCATCGCCCGCGCGATCAGCGACGCGTCCTCGACGATGACCCAGACCGCGGCGGTCGTCGGCACTGCGCAGTACCTTTCCCCGGAGCAGGCGCGCGGCGAGACCGTCGACTCGCGCTCGGACGTCTACTCCGCCGGCTGCCTGCTCTACGAGCTGCTCACCGGCCGCCCGCCGTTCGTCGGCGACAGCCCGGTCGCGGTCGCCTACCAGCACGTCCGCGAGCCCGCCGTCCCGCCGTCCGACCACGACACCGAGCTGCCGCCCGAGATCGACGCGATCGTGATGAAGGCGCTGGCCAAACGCGTCGAGGACCGCTACCAGTCAGCAGCCGCGATGCGCAGCGACATCGAGCGCTACCTCGCCGGCCGGCCGGTGCAGGCGCCGATTCCGGCGCCGGTGCCGCCGCCCCCGTCGGCCACCGACCGGACCGCCGTCGTCGGGGCGGTGCCGGCCGCCGATGACGAACCCCCGCGCAGCCGCACCGGCCTGCTGGTCCTCATCGGGGCGCTGCTCGTGGCGCTGCTCCTGGCCGGCGCGTACTTCGTGTGGCCGCGGCTCTTCGAGCAGGCCCCGGAGCAGGTGGCGGTGCCGAACGTGGTCGGGAAGAACGAGACCCAGGCACGCCGGCTGATCGGCGAGGCGGAGCTCGCGGTCGGGACCATCGACCGCGAGAACAGCGACACGGTCAAGGCCGGGAACGTGATCCGGCAGAGCCCGGAGCCGGATCGGTACGTCGATCCGGACACCGCCGTCGACTTCGTCATCTCGCTCGGTGTGCCCGAGGTGAACGTCCCGCCGGTGGTCGGCCTCGACAAGGACGCCGCCCGGGCGCAGCTGGAGGCCGCCGACTTCGTCGTGAGGACCGAGGAGAAGGAGTCCGACGAGCCGGCCGGCGAGGTGATCGAGACGAACCCGCCGGCCAACGCCTCGGTCGAGCAGGGCAGCACCGTGGTGGTCTTCTACTCCGACGGTCCCGAGGAGGTGCCCGACGTCCGCGGGCTGATGCAGCCGCAGGCGAAGAACAAGATCCGGGCCGCCGGCTTCGAGCCGCGCGTGATCGCGGACCCGGACTCCACCGAGCCGGCCGGGACGGTGACCGACCAGAGCCCGGAGCCCGGTGAGACACCGTCCCAGGGCTCGACGGTGACCATCCTCGTCTCGACCTACGAGGAGCCGACCGAGTCGCCGACGCCGAGCGAGTCGCCGACCGACAACCCGACGGAGCCCCCGCCGCCGGTGCTCGACCGGAGCGCCGTGTCGCCGCGCTCGGTCAGCTCCCGGAGATGGGGACGAGCGGCTCCGCGTAGTTGA